One genomic segment of Helicoverpa zea isolate HzStark_Cry1AcR chromosome 22, ilHelZeax1.1, whole genome shotgun sequence includes these proteins:
- the LOC124641507 gene encoding uncharacterized protein LOC124641507, whose product MLANMNSIQTDLQISMHVGTGNNQKFINVTKLSQTLGLDLCSALPAFHAMTGCDFNSAFYRKGKRKPFQILRKSPTYIKALCDISNLPNCNLDQLFATLEEYVCRLYAFTRVNDINVARVMTFTKSYGNNDDCNPLNLQKRIDGSLFPPCKAELQQHFLRTAYIAHLWSHAHRAMPTDLLPTEYGWEESEEKYYFKWFTGDQLPLSITSITNLNMNPHEDDETENDGVCDISIDNCDDDSDAKEDDS is encoded by the exons atgttggCAAACATGAATTCTATACAGACCGATTTGCAAATCTCGATGCACGTTGGGACCGGAAACAATCaaaagtttataaatgtcaCCAAATTGTCTCAAACGTTGGGTCTAGATTTGTGTTCAGCATTGCCAGCATTTCATGCCATGACGGGCTGTGATTTCAATTCTGCTTTTTACAGAAAAGGAAAGAGAAAACCGTTTCAAATTCTTCGAAAATCTCCAACTTACATTAAAGCATTGTGTGACATTTCCAATTTACCGAATTGTAATCTGGATCAATTGTTTGCAACACTGGAAGAATATGTATGCAGATTATATGCGTTTACGAGAGTCAATGATATCAATGTTGCTCGTGTGATGACGTTCACCAAATCATATGGCAATAACGATGACTGCAATCCATTGAATTTGCAAAAAAGAATCGATGGTTCGTTGTTCCCGCCCTGTAAAGCTGAACTGCAACAACATTTTCTTCGAACGGCATATATCGCCCACCTTTGGAGCCATGCTCACCGTGCCATGCCAACTGACCTGTTGCCAACTGAGTATGGATGGGAAGAAtctgaagaaaaatattattttaaatggtttACGGGTGATCAATTGCCGCTATCCATCACTAGCATCACTAATCTCAACATGAACCCACatg AGGACGACGAAACCGAGAACGATGGAGTGTGTGACATAAGCATCGATAATTGTGATGACGACAGTGATGCAAAGGAAGatgattcataa